In the Paenibacillus sp. FSL H7-0357 genome, one interval contains:
- a CDS encoding DUF4321 domain-containing protein, which produces MKKKNVGTLLLFLILGWLAGAWIAKLLEPVKTLSFLTTSTVLKWSPQADLDIITYDITIHLKLCLLSLAGMITAVWLYRRL; this is translated from the coding sequence ATGAAGAAGAAAAATGTAGGAACACTGCTGTTATTTCTCATTCTGGGCTGGCTGGCCGGAGCGTGGATCGCGAAGCTGCTGGAGCCTGTAAAAACTTTGTCTTTTCTTACAACCTCGACGGTACTCAAGTGGTCCCCGCAAGCCGATTTGGACATCATAACCTATGACATCACTATTCATTTGAAATTGTGCTTGCTCAGTCTTGCCGGAATGATTACTGCCGTATGGCTGTACCGGAGGCTGTAA
- a CDS encoding glycosyltransferase yields the protein MRERMLFLSAHHHYPEDFEREIRTENYLGILLERFDIDLLEYCHCDRETPYTAGPALKVHRVTRVPGQRSSLLGSLNKLRSSTILADANKDLRAEITALSRLHTYSHVFITHPLLGNCIDMISSLLPDAMIITDAHRLESRQSEGKAAGKRGLSRRYHQLNAALYRREERKLMNKTALLLTASEWDALSFKALSFADAGKVHVVPPFIDLNDYCDAEPPVKDNSIVLHWNMHTNQGRNAALVFYRKVYPFIKAKVPDCRCYIFSGQIHPEILALAKSDPSVVIVEEPEQEGEYIRRARAVIATLREGCGGHSKILEAWALKTPVVTSLKGSEELICEPGRNILLAGTTGGIADHVVKLLQTPELGAIIADHAYRTLQKHYEADNVRAKVLSLV from the coding sequence ATGAGAGAGAGAATGCTGTTCCTATCCGCACATCATCATTATCCGGAAGATTTTGAGAGAGAAATAAGAACGGAGAATTATCTAGGCATATTGCTGGAGAGATTCGATATTGATCTGTTGGAGTATTGTCACTGCGACCGGGAGACCCCCTATACGGCTGGACCGGCGCTTAAAGTCCACAGGGTAACACGGGTGCCCGGGCAACGAAGCTCATTGCTCGGTTCCTTGAACAAGCTGCGCAGCAGCACTATTTTGGCCGATGCCAACAAAGACTTGCGTGCGGAGATCACTGCGCTCAGCCGTTTGCATACATACAGCCATGTATTTATAACGCATCCCTTGCTTGGAAACTGCATTGATATGATCTCTTCACTGTTACCCGACGCAATGATTATTACGGATGCCCATCGTTTGGAGAGCAGACAGTCGGAAGGAAAAGCTGCCGGCAAAAGGGGCTTAAGCAGACGTTACCATCAATTGAATGCAGCATTGTACCGCCGGGAAGAACGCAAATTAATGAATAAAACCGCTCTGCTGCTGACAGCCTCCGAGTGGGATGCCCTGTCCTTTAAGGCTTTATCCTTTGCAGATGCCGGCAAGGTACATGTAGTTCCTCCATTTATCGATTTGAACGACTATTGTGATGCTGAACCGCCCGTTAAAGACAACTCCATTGTCCTTCACTGGAATATGCATACGAACCAGGGCAGAAATGCTGCATTGGTATTCTATCGCAAGGTTTACCCTTTCATTAAGGCGAAAGTACCGGACTGCAGATGTTATATTTTCAGTGGTCAGATACATCCCGAAATCCTGGCTTTGGCCAAAAGTGATCCCTCTGTTGTGATTGTTGAAGAGCCCGAGCAGGAGGGGGAATACATACGCCGGGCGAGGGCCGTTATTGCAACACTGCGTGAAGGCTGCGGCGGGCATTCGAAGATTCTGGAGGCATGGGCGCTCAAAACTCCGGTAGTTACTAGCCTGAAGGGCTCGGAAGAATTGATCTGTGAGCCGGGGCGGAATATTTTGCTGGCGGGCACAACCGGCGGGATAGCCGACCATGTGGTGAAGCTGCTCCAGACACCGGAACTGGGTGCAATTATTGCGGACCATGCCTACCGGACGCTGCAGAAACATTACGAAGCGGACAATGTTAGGGCTAAAGTGCTCAGCTTGGTCTAA
- a CDS encoding M50 family metallopeptidase yields MIRIFGIELSLHPLFVLILLFSVLTGQFLELLTLFTIVLIHELGHVCAALLAGVTVRSVQLLPFGGVAVIEDHGRLTAGREIGIALAGPLQNGIMILLAVMLQQAGAGSTAFLAYFIQANAIIALFNLLPVLPLDGGKVLQAALSMFLPYYYTLLWGGRISIGASVLVIGYALLPLGTGGGLRLNLLMIGAFLLYSNRTDHRNLPYRFMAFLMNREAMYARHLRSNSEARPIVADSAKPLDDILRLFKRNQYHFIYVMNDDRNIVAVVPEQRLISTYFGK; encoded by the coding sequence TTGATTAGGATATTTGGCATTGAACTGTCGCTGCATCCGCTCTTTGTGCTGATTCTGCTCTTTTCCGTGTTAACTGGACAGTTTCTGGAGCTGCTTACGCTCTTTACTATAGTGCTTATCCACGAATTGGGACATGTCTGCGCAGCTTTACTGGCCGGTGTTACGGTCAGATCCGTTCAGTTGCTCCCCTTCGGCGGAGTGGCCGTGATTGAGGATCACGGGCGGCTTACGGCGGGCCGGGAGATTGGTATCGCGCTGGCTGGACCGCTACAGAACGGAATCATGATCCTGCTGGCTGTTATGCTCCAGCAGGCAGGTGCAGGCAGTACGGCTTTTCTTGCTTATTTTATTCAGGCGAATGCGATTATCGCTCTCTTCAATCTACTGCCGGTTCTTCCCCTGGACGGGGGCAAGGTTCTTCAAGCTGCGCTAAGTATGTTTCTGCCGTATTATTATACTTTGCTGTGGGGCGGCAGAATAAGCATCGGAGCTAGTGTGCTTGTCATTGGCTACGCGCTGCTGCCGCTTGGGACAGGCGGCGGCCTCCGGCTGAATCTGCTGATGATCGGGGCGTTTCTGCTCTATTCCAATAGGACGGATCATCGGAATCTGCCCTACCGCTTCATGGCATTTCTGATGAACAGAGAGGCAATGTACGCTCGCCATTTGCGTTCCAATAGCGAAGCTCGACCGATTGTTGCGGATTCCGCGAAACCTTTAGATGATATATTGCGTCTATTTAAACGTAATCAATATCATTTTATTTATGTGATGAACGATGATAGAAATATAGTAGCGGTTGTTCCGGAGCAGCGCCTGATCTCTACTTATTTTGGAAAGTAG
- the mreC gene encoding rod shape-determining protein MreC, producing MLKMFKLFNNKRLFILLITLVMFIVVMGFSLGTRKSLSWPENFLRDTTGFVQNLFYKPAGYVAGLFQDIGDLRDLAEENKRLKILAAQYTIDKANYNFVKARNEQLQEQLHFTNAQKELYKYTYTNAQVLSLTTEPSNSTLVIDLGSSDGMKPNMSVISVDGLVGVISKVSNFTSTVKLMTMMDVNDPNSQPPIAATAIGKEGKTFGMIESYDQETGMLKMNKIPQGDPIAEKDTIVTSGIGRLYPQGLTIGTVMSVEEGQFGLTSTAIIKPSAEFQDWKQLIVVSQEERAE from the coding sequence GTGTTGAAAATGTTTAAGCTGTTTAACAATAAACGTCTATTCATATTGCTGATAACACTAGTCATGTTTATCGTGGTGATGGGGTTCAGCCTGGGGACAAGAAAATCCTTGTCCTGGCCTGAGAATTTCCTCCGTGATACGACCGGTTTCGTGCAGAATCTGTTCTACAAGCCCGCTGGATATGTAGCGGGCTTGTTCCAAGATATCGGGGATCTGCGTGATCTGGCCGAGGAAAATAAACGCCTGAAGATTCTAGCTGCCCAATATACGATAGATAAAGCGAATTACAATTTTGTTAAGGCGCGTAATGAGCAGCTGCAGGAGCAGCTTCATTTTACTAATGCGCAAAAGGAATTATATAAATATACCTATACTAATGCCCAGGTTCTTAGCCTGACCACGGAACCCAGCAACAGCACGCTTGTGATCGACCTTGGCTCCAGTGATGGCATGAAGCCGAATATGTCTGTAATTTCCGTAGATGGGCTCGTAGGTGTCATCAGTAAGGTGAGCAATTTCACTTCTACCGTGAAGCTGATGACTATGATGGATGTGAATGATCCTAATTCCCAGCCGCCTATAGCGGCCACAGCCATCGGTAAAGAGGGTAAGACCTTCGGCATGATTGAAAGCTATGATCAGGAAACCGGTATGCTCAAGATGAACAAGATTCCGCAGGGCGACCCTATCGCTGAGAAGGATACCATCGTTACCTCCGGCATCGGGAGATTATACCCACAAGGGTTAACAATAGGAACCGTAATGAGTGTTGAGGAAGGACAATTCGGATTAACTTCGACTGCAATCATCAAGCCCAGTGCCGAATTTCAGGACTGGAAACAGCTGATTGTTGTATCTCAGGAGGAGCGTGCCGAATAG
- the minD gene encoding septum site-determining protein MinD, whose product MGEAIVVTSGKGGVGKTTTTANIGTALALQGKKVCLVDTDIGLRNLDVVMGLENRIIYDLVDVAEGRCRLNQALVKDKRFDELYMLPAAQTKDKTSVTPEQVKDIILELKKEYEYILIDCPAGIEHGFRNAIAGADKAIVVTTPEHAAVRDADRIIGLLEQSHVESPKLVVNRIRPGLVKSGDMLDIEDILQVLNIDLIGIVPDDELVIKAANSGEPTVMNPDSSAAIAYRNIARRILGDAVPLMQLDRKPGAFKKLKKFFGMA is encoded by the coding sequence ATGGGAGAAGCGATTGTCGTAACCTCGGGCAAAGGCGGAGTTGGCAAAACGACCACAACAGCCAATATTGGAACCGCACTTGCATTGCAGGGCAAAAAAGTATGTCTGGTTGATACCGATATTGGGCTGCGCAATTTGGATGTAGTCATGGGGCTGGAGAACCGGATCATTTATGATCTGGTGGATGTGGCAGAAGGGCGCTGCCGGTTGAATCAGGCACTGGTCAAGGATAAGCGTTTCGATGAGTTGTACATGCTGCCTGCGGCCCAGACCAAAGACAAGACCTCCGTGACCCCGGAGCAGGTGAAGGATATTATTCTTGAACTCAAGAAGGAATATGAATATATTCTGATCGATTGTCCTGCCGGGATCGAGCATGGCTTCCGCAACGCCATTGCGGGTGCCGACAAGGCGATTGTTGTCACTACGCCGGAGCATGCGGCAGTGCGGGATGCAGACCGGATTATCGGTCTTCTGGAGCAGTCCCATGTGGAGTCGCCAAAGCTGGTCGTTAACCGTATTCGGCCTGGCTTGGTGAAGTCGGGGGATATGCTGGACATTGAGGATATCCTTCAGGTACTGAACATCGATCTGATCGGAATTGTTCCGGATGATGAGCTGGTCATTAAAGCGGCGAACAGCGGGGAGCCAACGGTGATGAATCCCGACTCTTCTGCAGCGATAGCCTACCGTAATATTGCCCGGCGGATTCTGGGGGACGCAGTGCCTCTGATGCAGCTGGACCGCAAGCCGGGGGCTTTCAAGAAATTAAAGAAATTTTTCGGCATGGCTTGA
- the mreD gene encoding rod shape-determining protein MreD gives MKMRRSVLILLLFLLFILEGAILPWLLPDAWQMRIIPNLVFIVILFVTVYHHRHTALILGLSFGMLHDVIYYGRILGAHSFAMGLSAYLIGLIFQIPRAPLPMMMTVVLLGSLLQDSVLFAIYSVFNLNQEPYNWALLHHMLPTMLFHFAMALLLYIPLRRQLELLKKETRKEETA, from the coding sequence GTGAAGATGCGCAGGTCGGTTCTTATTCTGTTATTGTTTCTCCTGTTTATCTTGGAAGGCGCCATTCTGCCCTGGCTGCTTCCGGACGCCTGGCAGATGCGGATTATTCCGAATCTTGTATTTATCGTGATCCTGTTCGTTACGGTATACCATCACCGTCATACTGCACTTATATTAGGATTGTCTTTTGGCATGCTGCATGATGTCATTTATTACGGCAGAATTCTCGGTGCTCATTCCTTTGCCATGGGGCTGTCCGCCTATTTAATTGGTCTTATTTTCCAGATCCCGCGCGCACCGCTGCCGATGATGATGACTGTTGTCCTGCTTGGCAGTCTGCTTCAGGACAGCGTACTGTTCGCTATTTACAGCGTGTTTAATTTGAACCAGGAGCCTTATAATTGGGCGCTCCTGCATCATATGCTGCCTACCATGCTGTTTCATTTTGCTATGGCCCTGCTCCTCTACATTCCGCTGCGGCGTCAACTCGAGCTGCTGAAGAAGGAGACCCGTAAGGAGGAAACGGCGTGA
- a CDS encoding SPOR domain-containing protein, with amino-acid sequence MNGRMTFRFDIDQDKGKLEPVERRSSAGLGTARDYENKELHRTPVPLHHTEPYDTGFTVGGEEPPDDIGNDDLEPYNSHGQEWEGARWEAEPSKQPLLSPYPDPDVWERAPQYPVEEWNDSAERFGDISLSSAGYGGSYHTRRPSYWWKFALSIAGAVGTGLLLGYAALSFISGGNPQVGENAKPGAAVMQNQNTGTANQPVAGDTGLPNAGPAGGEIGRIQVAVAAQSYYLLQYGVFSTPDGAAQAQQELLTAGLAAGLDPSDGNRVYAGISPDREQAKLLSSGLKNQGIELYVRGVELPAAEQVAYAGTPQAVEGYFAASGQLLNELSSLSASLLSGEVQTLDKSAVSNFHMEWTEALKALKPGLTPEGQSICAGLEKAMSRGMAALNEYEKNKAPGLLWEVQESMLSFLTGQKGLMSTLV; translated from the coding sequence ATGAACGGAAGAATGACTTTCCGGTTTGATATCGATCAGGACAAGGGCAAGCTTGAACCGGTGGAACGGCGTTCCAGTGCGGGACTGGGGACGGCAAGAGACTATGAGAACAAGGAGCTTCACCGCACTCCGGTTCCCCTGCATCATACAGAGCCCTACGATACCGGCTTTACTGTTGGCGGGGAAGAACCGCCGGATGATATCGGGAATGACGATCTGGAACCTTACAATTCTCACGGTCAGGAGTGGGAGGGAGCCAGATGGGAAGCTGAGCCGTCCAAGCAACCGTTGTTATCCCCATATCCTGACCCCGATGTGTGGGAGAGAGCTCCGCAATATCCTGTTGAGGAGTGGAATGATAGTGCTGAGCGGTTCGGTGACATTTCATTGTCAAGTGCCGGATATGGCGGCTCTTATCATACCCGCCGTCCCTCCTACTGGTGGAAGTTTGCACTTTCCATAGCTGGAGCCGTTGGTACGGGACTGCTGCTCGGATACGCTGCATTGTCTTTCATCAGCGGAGGGAATCCGCAGGTTGGAGAGAACGCCAAGCCAGGCGCTGCAGTTATGCAGAATCAGAACACCGGGACAGCTAACCAGCCGGTAGCCGGAGACACCGGCTTACCGAATGCTGGTCCAGCGGGCGGTGAAATAGGCCGCATTCAGGTGGCGGTAGCGGCGCAAAGCTATTATCTGCTGCAATATGGCGTGTTCAGCACACCTGATGGAGCTGCGCAGGCTCAGCAGGAACTGCTTACCGCCGGACTTGCGGCAGGGCTGGATCCTTCAGACGGCAACCGGGTGTACGCCGGGATATCGCCTGACCGCGAACAGGCCAAGCTGCTGAGCAGCGGCCTGAAGAATCAGGGGATTGAGCTTTATGTAAGAGGGGTGGAGCTGCCGGCTGCAGAGCAGGTTGCTTATGCCGGAACGCCGCAAGCTGTGGAGGGTTATTTCGCGGCCAGCGGACAACTGCTAAATGAGCTGAGCAGCCTGTCTGCATCCTTGTTAAGCGGGGAAGTCCAGACGTTGGACAAATCGGCAGTCAGCAATTTTCATATGGAGTGGACCGAGGCGCTCAAAGCGCTGAAGCCGGGTCTGACCCCTGAAGGGCAGAGCATATGCGCCGGGCTTGAGAAAGCAATGAGCCGGGGAATGGCTGCCCTGAATGAATATGAGAAGAACAAAGCACCGGGTCTGCTTTGGGAAGTGCAGGAGTCCATGTTGAGCTTCCTGACCGGTCAGAAGGGCCTGATGTCAACTTTGGTGTAA
- a CDS encoding Maf family protein — MESDNSRLIILASGSPRRRELLSLLGLPFEVISSDTDESTPPEFTPEMIVRSLALRKAEAVVPAAGKRNAVIVGSDTIVVLDDKVLGKPVDEQDSRVMLGLLQGKTHQVYTGVACIGLPEGKILVEHRVTSVTMRALSEEEISAYIATGEPADKAGSYAIQGLGATLVEKIEGCYFNVVGLPLSLLERMLSRVGISVLGRQG, encoded by the coding sequence GTGGAATCTGACAATTCACGCCTCATTATTCTTGCTTCGGGTTCGCCGCGCCGCCGGGAATTGTTGTCTTTGCTGGGTTTGCCTTTCGAGGTGATTTCCAGTGATACGGACGAGAGTACACCGCCGGAATTCACACCGGAGATGATTGTGCGCAGTCTGGCTTTACGTAAAGCGGAGGCTGTGGTCCCTGCTGCCGGCAAGCGTAATGCCGTTATCGTCGGCAGCGACACGATTGTTGTGCTGGATGATAAGGTGCTTGGTAAACCTGTGGACGAGCAGGACAGCAGGGTTATGCTGGGACTGCTTCAAGGCAAGACCCACCAGGTATACACCGGAGTGGCCTGCATCGGGCTGCCAGAGGGCAAGATTCTGGTAGAGCACCGGGTAACCTCAGTAACTATGAGAGCATTAAGCGAAGAGGAAATCTCCGCCTACATAGCGACTGGAGAACCTGCCGACAAGGCCGGTTCCTATGCGATACAAGGACTTGGTGCCACCCTGGTGGAGAAGATTGAAGGCTGTTACTTTAATGTGGTTGGACTGCCGTTGTCGCTGCTTGAGCGTATGCTGTCCCGGGTTGGCATTTCGGTGCTGGGCCGGCAAGGATAG
- the radC gene encoding RadC family protein: MESQTFMLRDLPHEERPRERMMHYGAESLSQAELLAILLRTGTRRESAIHIAQQLLGRAGGLRGLADLSIDELTNIKGIGPAKAVQLKAGIELGRRMANSRLTEPVTIRSPQDAAEILTEQLRYLQKEHFVCLFLNTKNHVIAQETLSMGSLNASIVHPREVFRAAMKCSSAAIICAHNHPSGDPTPSPEDISLTSRLLQAGEIVGIDVLDHLIIGDSRFVSLKEKGYM; this comes from the coding sequence ATGGAGTCGCAAACATTTATGCTGCGGGACCTCCCCCATGAAGAACGACCACGAGAGCGCATGATGCATTATGGGGCGGAATCATTAAGTCAAGCGGAGCTTCTGGCTATACTGCTGCGTACAGGCACACGCCGGGAATCAGCTATTCATATTGCCCAGCAATTGCTGGGACGGGCTGGTGGTCTCCGCGGACTGGCGGACCTGAGCATTGACGAACTGACGAATATTAAAGGCATCGGCCCTGCCAAGGCCGTGCAACTGAAAGCTGGCATAGAGCTGGGAAGACGGATGGCAAACTCCAGGCTTACCGAGCCGGTTACCATCCGCAGTCCGCAGGACGCGGCGGAGATTCTGACCGAGCAGCTGCGTTATTTGCAGAAGGAGCATTTTGTCTGTCTCTTTTTGAATACGAAGAATCACGTTATAGCGCAGGAGACATTGTCCATGGGCAGTCTCAACGCCTCTATTGTGCATCCCCGTGAGGTGTTTCGGGCAGCCATGAAATGCAGCAGCGCAGCCATTATATGCGCACATAATCATCCGAGCGGCGATCCTACGCCAAGTCCGGAGGATATCTCCCTGACATCCAGACTTCTTCAGGCAGGCGAGATTGTCGGAATTGACGTACTGGATCACCTGATTATCGGAGACAGCAGATTTGTAAGTTTGAAAGAAAAAGGGTACATGTAA
- a CDS encoding M23 family metallopeptidase, whose product MEQKSGVKGRRKERIRNLLEDKQDTVAVPPLFALPEKTASFKEWGAGPKNDLAPSAEPDPEVMWKERRGGWEDEGGGGRSHFSAGFIRRTVASLLVFGAVWGIFFLHQPWALKAQDFVSDALNKDMDFAAAQVWYEEHFDGAPSFIPIFGDEEQPAQKVTAAHALSAPLEGSIVRPFAATLKGVEIMPAEDSKGSITVKSVDTGRVLSVNNEAQGGIRVTVRHTGSVTAEYGHLSGTKLAVDDWIQSGDTVGWMQETKDAETGLLFFAIMKDKTYIDPAEVVSFD is encoded by the coding sequence ATGGAACAGAAATCAGGCGTTAAAGGCCGCCGCAAAGAACGTATCCGCAACCTGCTCGAGGACAAGCAGGATACCGTGGCAGTGCCGCCGCTTTTTGCTTTGCCGGAGAAGACAGCAAGCTTTAAGGAATGGGGAGCGGGTCCTAAAAATGATCTGGCTCCATCAGCGGAGCCGGATCCCGAGGTCATGTGGAAGGAACGCCGCGGGGGCTGGGAGGACGAGGGAGGCGGCGGCAGATCACATTTTTCTGCCGGATTTATCCGGCGGACTGTCGCAAGCCTCCTTGTATTCGGAGCAGTATGGGGCATATTTTTTCTGCACCAGCCCTGGGCGCTAAAGGCGCAGGATTTTGTTTCGGATGCCCTTAATAAGGATATGGACTTCGCCGCGGCCCAGGTATGGTATGAGGAGCACTTTGACGGTGCGCCTTCGTTCATCCCGATCTTCGGGGACGAGGAACAGCCGGCTCAAAAGGTTACGGCTGCCCACGCCTTGAGCGCTCCACTCGAGGGTAGTATTGTCCGTCCATTTGCGGCTACGCTGAAAGGTGTGGAAATTATGCCTGCGGAGGATTCAAAGGGTAGTATCACGGTGAAAAGTGTAGACACGGGACGGGTGTTATCCGTGAACAATGAGGCACAGGGCGGCATTCGGGTTACCGTACGCCATACGGGCAGCGTAACGGCAGAATACGGTCATTTGAGCGGAACAAAGCTTGCGGTGGATGACTGGATACAGAGCGGTGACACCGTTGGCTGGATGCAGGAGACGAAGGACGCTGAAACAGGGCTGCTTTTTTTTGCAATTATGAAAGACAAGACTTATATTGATCCTGCCGAAGTGGTATCGTTTGATTAG
- the minC gene encoding septum site-determining protein MinC, whose protein sequence is MTVKSKHVRIKGIKDGLVFLLDDKCPFEDLLSELRYKLEHSHQNILTGPIVHVDIKLGSRIVTEDDKAAVLEILKSQGNLLIRSIEAFEAPGIEDTDALFLMSGMVRSGQVLHHQGNLLLLGDVNPGGTITCSGDIYILGALRGMAHAGVDGNQEAIIAASLLSPTQLRIADVISRPPDEWGTRESTMEFAYLSSGAMQIDKIHNIVRLRQGLNVFKGV, encoded by the coding sequence ATGACAGTAAAATCCAAGCATGTGAGGATTAAGGGCATCAAGGACGGCCTGGTATTCCTGCTAGACGACAAGTGTCCCTTTGAAGATCTCTTAAGCGAGCTTCGCTATAAGCTGGAGCACAGCCATCAAAATATTCTGACTGGACCGATTGTGCATGTAGATATTAAGCTGGGCAGCCGAATTGTGACGGAGGATGACAAGGCAGCTGTGCTGGAAATTCTCAAAAGTCAGGGCAATTTGCTGATTCGTTCCATTGAAGCGTTTGAAGCGCCGGGCATTGAGGATACAGACGCATTGTTTCTGATGAGCGGCATGGTTCGTTCCGGCCAGGTGCTGCATCATCAAGGTAATCTGCTGTTGTTGGGCGATGTAAACCCGGGAGGAACGATTACATGCTCGGGTGATATTTATATCCTCGGTGCGCTCAGAGGCATGGCTCATGCCGGAGTAGACGGCAATCAGGAAGCGATTATTGCTGCTTCTCTGCTGTCTCCGACACAGCTGAGGATCGCCGACGTTATCAGCCGGCCTCCGGATGAATGGGGGACCCGGGAGAGCACCATGGAATTTGCTTATTTATCAAGTGGAGCAATGCAAATCGACAAAATTCATAATATAGTCAGATTACGTCAGGGTTTAAATGTGTTTAAAGGGGTGTAG
- a CDS encoding rod shape-determining protein, with translation MLGGFTKDLGIDLGTANTLVYVRGKGIVVREPSVVAINTDTKTIEAVGESAKKMIGRTPGNIRAIRPMKDGVIADFETTATMIKYFIRQAQKQRSMFQRHPNVMVCVPSGITAVEQRAVEDATKQAGAREAYIIEEPFAAAIGADLPVWEPTGSMVVDIGGGTTEVAVISLGGIVTSRSVRVAGDEADESIIQYIKRQYNLMIGERTSEQLKMDVGSALPLEKAETMEIRGRDLVTGLPKTLTITSDEICEALSDTVNAIVEAVKVTLEKCPPELAADIMDRGIVLTGGGALLRNLDKLLARETGMPVIVADNPLDCVAIGTGKALENIHLFKSRSGSSLRSKR, from the coding sequence ATGTTAGGTGGTTTTACGAAAGATTTAGGGATTGACCTGGGGACAGCAAATACGCTCGTCTACGTACGCGGCAAGGGGATTGTTGTAAGAGAACCTTCCGTGGTGGCCATTAATACCGATACCAAGACAATTGAAGCTGTAGGCGAATCCGCCAAAAAAATGATCGGCCGTACACCGGGCAATATTCGTGCCATTCGTCCGATGAAGGACGGGGTTATTGCCGATTTCGAAACGACGGCAACCATGATCAAATATTTTATCCGTCAGGCCCAGAAACAGCGTTCGATGTTCCAGCGCCACCCGAATGTAATGGTCTGCGTTCCGTCCGGAATCACTGCAGTTGAGCAGCGTGCCGTTGAGGATGCTACCAAGCAGGCGGGGGCCCGCGAAGCTTATATTATCGAAGAGCCGTTTGCCGCGGCCATTGGTGCGGATCTTCCGGTATGGGAGCCGACAGGCAGTATGGTCGTTGATATCGGCGGCGGTACTACCGAAGTGGCTGTCATCTCTCTTGGCGGTATCGTGACCAGCCGTTCAGTTCGTGTAGCCGGTGATGAGGCAGATGAGTCAATCATCCAGTACATCAAACGCCAGTACAACCTGATGATCGGTGAGCGCACCTCGGAGCAGCTCAAGATGGACGTGGGTTCTGCCCTGCCGCTGGAGAAAGCCGAAACGATGGAAATCCGTGGCCGCGATCTGGTGACCGGACTGCCGAAGACACTGACGATTACTTCCGATGAAATTTGCGAAGCTTTGTCGGATACGGTCAATGCCATTGTCGAAGCTGTTAAAGTGACCTTGGAGAAATGTCCGCCAGAGCTTGCTGCTGATATTATGGATCGTGGTATTGTTCTTACAGGCGGAGGTGCGCTGCTGCGCAATTTGGACAAGCTGCTGGCACGTGAGACCGGAATGCCGGTGATTGTCGCCGATAACCCGCTGGACTGCGTAGCTATCGGCACAGGCAAAGCGCTTGAGAATATCCATCTCTTCAAGAGCCGCAGCGGATCGAGCCTGCGCTCCAAGCGTTAG